Proteins found in one Monomorium pharaonis isolate MP-MQ-018 unplaced genomic scaffold, ASM1337386v2 scaffold_702, whole genome shotgun sequence genomic segment:
- the LOC118644098 gene encoding LOW QUALITY PROTEIN: uncharacterized protein LOC118644098 (The sequence of the model RefSeq protein was modified relative to this genomic sequence to represent the inferred CDS: inserted 1 base in 1 codon; added 26 bases not found in genome assembly), whose amino-acid sequence MKTTQRALSFDETSMDSCILATIDEGRRVSDLSGESMKDSNEVEVTSLEEAKSVIAALRARQRAQAHQMLAWRRTLKLQEDLVARLTREKAEQLRTLSSQLLLFESRLCRKQKEIEASLSQRESIILRQQRVIRQLQNRLAERSTSTRDSPPCDALDRLDSLGDSDSAVVLEETADDPAPPRFRSNITDVTVIRSVSDAVEPSNKYSSMRRCNGFLRRPEILETVYSVEEDGDSENNXDPSESTENSEYEDKRMKNLGNGKGRLQDLYGSFERLAQDTDSSPSERPRDESQQAQVTYNRVMSNHRSVTKPKDVKYKRINKAKSKSLEELRGRLRNWVEKGNKIAISLDQSYA is encoded by the exons CTTCGACGAGACGTCGATGGACAGCTGTATATTGGCTACCATCGACGAGGGCCGCCGAGTCAGTGACTTGTCGGGCGAGTCGATGAAGGACAGTAACGAGGTGGAAGTGACGTCACTGGAGGAAGCCAAGTCGGTCATAGCGGCACTCAGAGCGAGACAGCGGGCACAAGCCCACCAAATGCTCGCCTGGCGAAGGACCCTTAAATTGCAG GAGGACCTGGTGGCCCGGCTGACGCGGGAGAAAGCCGAGCAACTGCGGACGCTGTCGTCGCAGCTTCTGCTGTTCGAGTCCAGACTCTGCAGGAAGCAGAAGGAGATCGAGGCTAGTCTGAGTCAGCGAGAATCTATTATTCTACGCCAACAAAGGGTGATCCGGCAATTGCAGAACAGATTGGCGGAGAGGAGCACGAGCACCAGGGACTCGCCACCTTGCGACGCCCTGGACAGACTGGACAGTCTCGGGGACAGCGATAGCGCCGTGGTACTCGAGGAGACCGCGGACGATCCTGCCCCACCGAG GTTTCGTTCTAATATTACTGATGTAACTGTGATTCGTTCGGTATCCGACGCTGTGGAACCGTCGAATAAATATTCGTCGATGCGACGGTGCAACGGATTTCTCAGAAGACCAGAGATTCTGGAAACCGTGTATTCCGTGGAAGAGGACGGTGACAGCGAGAATA CAGATCCGTCGGAGTCGACCGAAAACTCGGAATACGAGGATAAGAGAATGAAAAACTTGGGTAACGGAAAAGGCAGGCTTCAGGATCTCTACGGCAGTTTCGAGAGGCTGGCTCAAGACACGGATTCTTCGCCCAGCGAAAGACCCAGAGACGAAAGTCAGCAGGCGCAG GTGACATACAATAGGGTAATGAGCAATCATAGATCTGTGACGAAGCCAAAAGACGTGAAGTACAAGAGgataaataaagcaaaatcGAAAAGTCTTGAGGAACTTAGAGGACGTCTTAGAAATTGGGTCGAGAAAGGGAATAAAATAGCTATATCGTTAGATCAGTCATATGCTTGA